DNA sequence from the Anaerolineae bacterium genome:
TCCGTATCATACATGGCATACGTCGAATGTCCGAAGCGCCCCATCACCTCCCCAGGGTTTACCAGCAGGGTGCGCCCGATGCGCCGTATCTCCGCCTGATGATTGTGCCCATAGCAGACCAGGTCGTACAGCCCGCCGGCGGCCACCGCCTCCGCGATGGGTGGGTAATGGTTCACGAAAATGCGCCGGCCGCCCAGCGTCAGCTCGGCGAAGGCGCCGTGCAGGGTCACGTTGCCTGCCTTGCCGGCCACCTGGCTCAGCAGGAGAGGGTCGCCGTCGTTGTTGCCGGCCACGCAGTGGACGTGCCCGCGGAAGCGCTCCGCCATCATGGCCAGGGTGAAGGGCGCGCAGAAATCCCCGCAGAAGATCAGGGCATCGGCGCCGGCGATCTCGTCCAGCACCTTCTCCAGCACCCAGATATTATCGTGAGTGTCCGAGAGGATCGCG
Encoded proteins:
- a CDS encoding metallophosphoesterase, with translation MRIAILSDTHDNIWVLEKVLDEIAGADALIFCGDFCAPFTLAMMAERFRGHVHCVAGNNDGDPLLLSQVAGKAGNVTLHGAFAELTLGGRRIFVNHYPPIAEAVAAGGLYDLVCYGHNHQAEIRRIGRTLLVNPGEVMGRFGHSTYAMYDTEAGEASLHEVPWPARG